The Montipora capricornis isolate CH-2021 chromosome 3, ASM3666992v2, whole genome shotgun sequence genome window below encodes:
- the LOC138043574 gene encoding uncharacterized protein isoform X3 yields the protein MRSSHKTSGDLGRPFFIRSCVSSSRLSGSLKQASRKYDDVVEERSCPIEFPTELFDSFVECAAHQEPEDMSYESDGEEDENGDEVGDGEDSVSEKTDKKAKKAGRKAKWSQSLLDDTIDEPFTDFKNLGAWA from the exons ATGCGCAGTAGTCACAAAACGAGTGGGGACTTGGGGCGACCGTTTTTCATACGGAGTTGTGTTTCGTCGTCCCGACTATCTGGTAGCCTGAAACAGGCTAGTAGAAAATATGATGATGTTGTTGAGGAAAGATCTTGTCCCATCGAATTTCCAACAGAACTTTTCGACAGTTTCGTTGAATG TGCAGCTCATCAAGAGCCAGAAGACATGTCCTATGAGAGTGATGGCGAAGAAGATGAAAATGGGGATGAGGTTGGAGATGGGGAGGACTCTGTTTCtgagaaaactgacaaaaaggcaaagaaagcagGCAGAAAAGCAAAATGGTCTCAGTCACTGTTAGATGATACTATAGAtgaaccatttacagacttcaaaaatttg GGTGCCTGGGCATAA
- the LOC138043574 gene encoding uncharacterized protein isoform X2, whose translation MMMLLRKDLVPSNFQQNFSTVSLNGKCPCFFWFGNFVLIIMSNIWEACFIRLLASCLFRAAHQEPEDMSYESDGEEDENGDEVGDGEDSVSEKTDKKAKKAGRKAKWSQSLLDDTIDEPFTDFKNLVLYTVGIQSNSETVDMRP comes from the exons ATGATGATGTTGTTGAGGAAAGATCTTGTCCCATCGAATTTCCAACAGAACTTTTCGACAGTTTCGTTGAATGGCAAGTGCCCCTGTTTTTTCTGGTTTGGAAACTTCGTGTTAATAATTATGTCAAACATTTGGGAAGCGTGCTTCATTCGGCTGCTTGCTTCTTGTTTATTTCG TGCAGCTCATCAAGAGCCAGAAGACATGTCCTATGAGAGTGATGGCGAAGAAGATGAAAATGGGGATGAGGTTGGAGATGGGGAGGACTCTGTTTCtgagaaaactgacaaaaaggcaaagaaagcagGCAGAAAAGCAAAATGGTCTCAGTCACTGTTAGATGATACTATAGAtgaaccatttacagacttcaaaaatttg GTTCTTTATACAGTGGGAATACAAAGCAATTCTGAGACAGTTGACATGCGACCTTAA
- the LOC138043574 gene encoding uncharacterized protein isoform X1, with the protein MRSSHKTSGDLGRPFFIRSCVSSSRLSGSLKQASRKYDDVVEERSCPIEFPTELFDSFVECAAHQEPEDMSYESDGEEDENGDEVGDGEDSVSEKTDKKAKKAGRKAKWSQSLLDDTIDEPFTDFKNLVLYTVGIQSNSETVDMRP; encoded by the exons ATGCGCAGTAGTCACAAAACGAGTGGGGACTTGGGGCGACCGTTTTTCATACGGAGTTGTGTTTCGTCGTCCCGACTATCTGGTAGCCTGAAACAGGCTAGTAGAAAATATGATGATGTTGTTGAGGAAAGATCTTGTCCCATCGAATTTCCAACAGAACTTTTCGACAGTTTCGTTGAATG TGCAGCTCATCAAGAGCCAGAAGACATGTCCTATGAGAGTGATGGCGAAGAAGATGAAAATGGGGATGAGGTTGGAGATGGGGAGGACTCTGTTTCtgagaaaactgacaaaaaggcaaagaaagcagGCAGAAAAGCAAAATGGTCTCAGTCACTGTTAGATGATACTATAGAtgaaccatttacagacttcaaaaatttg GTTCTTTATACAGTGGGAATACAAAGCAATTCTGAGACAGTTGACATGCGACCTTAA